CCGTGAAGTGAAAAAGCGTGAAAGAGACGGTTGTCCACCAACTGCTTGCTCTCAATCGTCAATTCTACGAGCGCTTTGCCCAGCCTTTCTCGCAAACCCGTTCTCGCTTGCAGCCCGGAGTCAGAAAGTGTCTGCCGGATCTCATCCAGACCCGATCGTTGCTCGATTTTGGCTGCGGGAACGGTGAATTGTTTTTTTCCTTACACCGGGCTGGTTTTCAAGGCAACTATTTAGGGCTGGATTTCAGTCTGGCTCTGCTGGAAATTGCCGCCCAACGCTGGGTAGAAATAACGCACCGCAACCGCCAGGAAGCGCCGTTTCGAGCCATAGATGTTACCCGGACAGGCTGGCAGGAGGTCCTGGGTGGAGAGGCTTTTGCAACGATCACTGCTTTTGCCGTTTTGCATCACCTGCCGTCGGTGGAATTGCGCCTGCAGGTACTCCAAACCCTGAGAACGCTTCTGCCGCAAACTGAGCAAGGTCTGCTCTATCTTTCAAACTGGCAATTTCTAAACAGCTCGCGTTACCGCCAGCGCATTCAACCCTGGGAGACGATTGGGCTGGCAACCGATGAGATTGAAAACGGCGACTATCTGCTGGACTGGCGGGAGGGTGGACGCGGCTTGCGGTATGTTCACCATTTCAGTGAAGACGAACTCACGCAACTCGCTGTCCAGAGCGGGTTTCAGGTGATTGAATCGTTTTACAGTGATGGAAGGGAAGGCAATTTAGCCATTTATCAGGTGTGGCGGAAAGCCTGATCCCCCCACCCGCCCATAGGGGGTGTTTGAGGGCAGGGCTGCCACCAAAGAAAATGCCCCCAACGAGGTTCGAACTCGTGTTTTAGCCTTGAGAGGGCTACGTCCTGGGCCACTAGACGATGGGGGCAAACGCTGAAATTTTACCATAAAATTTGCCGGGAAGGGGGGTATCATCCCTGGAAGCAACCCATTGCAAAAACAATTCCTCACTCGCAGACAAGTCGGCTTAAAAATGGTTGACTCCTTGACCATCCTTGAATTATGATAAAGATAACCTTTCCTCATCGGGAGCCAGAATGACGAAGAAATCTTCTCCGCATAAAAAAACCGCCAAAAAAACTGCTCGCCAAAGCACACCTTCCCTGCTCGTCTGGGTGGTTCTTGGTGTTGTGGCAGTCCTGGTCATCTATGGCATCTATCAGCAAATTGCCTATGCCAATCGGCACGCAACCCGCATACCCGAAATTAACGTCGAGCAGGCGTATGAAAAATATCAACAGAACGCCTTCATTCTGGATGTGCGTCAACCCGAAGAGTGGAACGAAGGGCATATCCCCAATGCCACCCTCATTCCGCTCGATCAACTGGCTCAGCGGGTGAACGAACTGCCGCGTGACCGCGAAATTGTGGTTGTCTGTCGTTCGGGCAATCGCAGCCGCGAAGGCACCTTAATCCTGTTAGAAAACGGCTTCAAGCAAGTCAGTTCCATGGCTGGTGGGATACTTGATTGGTCAGCAAAGGGTTATCCGCTGGTTCAGGGACCTTAAGCGACGATGAAAAAACGGTTTGAGGGTTGTCTGCTCGGTTTAGCCTGCGGGGATGCGCTGGGCGCAGCGGTGGAATTCCAGCTGCCGGGCAGTTTCATGCCTCTAACCGAAATGGTGGGAGGAGGACCGTTCAATTTAGCGGCCGGGCAGTGGACGGACGATACCGCGATGGCGTTGTGCCTGGCGGATAGCCTGATCCAATGCGGGGGCTTCGATGCGCGTGACCAGATGGAGCGTTACTGTCGCTGGCGAGATGAGGGCTTGTGGAGCAGCACAGGGGTCTGCTTCGACATCGGCTATACCACTGCCGCCGCCCTGCGGCGCTTTGAACAAACCGGTGACCCGTATGCCGGCTCGACCGATCCTCTGACCTCTGGCAACGGTTCGTTGATGCGCCTTGCCCCAATCCCCATGTTTTATGTCGAAGATTTGCAAAAAGTCGCCTATTATGCAGTCGAGAGTTCGCGCACCACGCACGCTTCGCGTGAAGCCGTGGATGCCTGCCGCCTGTTTGCGGTCATGGTGGCACTGGCTTTACGCGGTGAACCCAAACACGTTATCCTCCTGGAAACCTACGCCCGCTATTTTGAAAGCGAAGATTTAGCCCCTGCCATCGCCGAGATTGCTCAGGGGAGCTATCTCCGCAAGAAAGAATCGGATTTGATCGCCAATGGATATGTGGTCAATACCTTGCAGGCTGCCTTGTGGAGCTTCTGGCAGGCAGAGAATTTTCGTCAGGCAGTTTTGCTGGCTGCCAATTTGGGTTACGATTCGGATACCACGGCGGCAGTGTGTGGGCAGATCGCCGGAGCCTTCTATGGGGTGGAAAAAATCCCGCGCAGCTGGTTGAGCTGTCTGGCACGGGCAACGGAGATTCGCCATTTAGCCGATCAGCTTTACGAGTTGCGCTGGCGTCCCACGCCGCAGCATGATCTTTTGTCATAAGCCTTTGTGACATTTGTCACTTAGCGAGCCAGGAGGATTTGCGCTATTATTCGAATAGAACTTATTCGGATAAGCGCATAACTTGATAGGCTGATTAGAATGAGTGCCCTAAGCCCTTCCCTTTCCCAAGAAGTAAATCAACTACACGCTGATATCTGTTCAGCGCTGGCCGACCCGACCCGCATCCTCCTGCTCTACACCCTCTCCGAAAAGCCGCGCACGGTAAACGAGTTGACGGTCGAGTTTGGACTGCCTCAATCAACCATCTCCCGTCACCTCAAGACGCTGCGCGAGCGCGGCCTGGTGCTTGCCACCCGCAAGGGTCAAATGGTGGAATATGCCCTGGCAGATGAGCGCCTGATCCAGGCTTTGGATTTGTTGCGCGAAGTGTTGCGCGATGGTGTCTTACGCCGCGCAGTTGTCGTGCAGGAATTCGAACAGAATCAAGAAAGCGAATAAAGGAGACCCGATGAGAAACTTTCGCTACATCTGGCTGGTTGGACTCGCTGTAACGCTGGCGGTGATCATCATCCCGCTGGCGATCTTCTGGCCCAGGGCAGAAGCCTCGGTTGATAACCCGCGGGCGTTTTTGCCCAGGCATAAGCCCCACACCCCTCACGCCAACATCATCGAAGGCCCCTTCAACACCCCTCAGGAAGTCACGCGCACATGTTTGAAGTGTCACCCTGAAGCTGCCCAGGAGGTGATGCAAACGGTTCACTGGACCTGGGAGAGCAAGCCGGTGCCGATCCCCGGACATGATAACGTTGTTATGGGGATTGGGAAGAAAAACCTGATCAACAACTTTTGCATCGGCATTCAGGGCAACTGGAACAAGTGCAACACCTGTCATGCTGGATATGGCTGGGCGGACAACAACTTTGATTTCAACAACCCCGAGAACGTGGATTGTCTCGCCTGCCATGCTGATATGGCAACTTACGCCAAAGCCGATTATGGCTTACCGGCTGAGGGAGTCGACCTGGTAGCCGCAGCCAAAAGCGTGCGCAATCCAACTCGCGAGAACTGCGGCGCCTGCCACTTCGACGGCGGCGGCGGCAACGGCGTTAAACACGGTGATCTGGACGAAAGCCTCTATTTTCCATCCGAGAATCTGGATGTTCACATGGGCCGCGAAGACATGCAATGCACCGATTGTCACCGCACCGAAAAGCATCAGATTAAAGGACGCATGATTTCAGTCAGCGTGGAGGGCAGCAATCAAGTCTATTGCACCGATTGTCACAGCGAGCGCCTGCACGCCGACGAGCGCATCAATACCCACGTCAAAACGGTGGCTTGCCAGACCTGTCATGTCCCCTCCTTTGCTTTGAAAAACCCCACCAAGACTTACTGGGACTGGTCAACCGCCGGACAGGATCAACCCGAAGATCACTACACCTTTTTGAAGATCAAGGGCAACTTCATTTACGAAAAGAACGTACGCCCTACCTACCTGTGGTTCAACGAGAGCGTTTCCTATCGCTATCTGCTGGGCGATAAGATCGATCCTACCAAGCCAACCCTGTTGAATCCTCCAGCCGGCGACATTAACGATCCCACGGCAAAAATTTTCCCCTTCAAGATTCATGTTGCCCGGCAACCCTACGACAAAGTTTATAACTATCTCCTGCAACCTTTGACAGCCGGCGAAGGCGGCTTGTGGACGACCTTCGATTGGGCAGATGCCTTGCGCAAAGGCTCAGAGTTTACCGGTTTACCCTTTAGCGGTGAGTATGATTTTGCCGAAACGTGGATGTACTGGCCGATCACCCACATGGTACAAACCAGCCCCAACGCGCTGCAGTGCAACGATTGTCATAGCGTCAATGGGCGTTTGGACTGGCAAGCCCTTGGCTATCCCGGCGACCCCATGCAATGGGGAGGTCGCTTCAGCAATCGGTGATCGCCACGCCGTTCTGGGAGAGCGAGCGACAGGGTTGCTTTCCCAGGACGGCCCCTTTCAAACCGCTTCTAAAGGATGAAAACAGCAATGACAAAACCGAGTCTTCCGTTCAACCTCAAACTTCTCATTCCGCTGGTGATCCTGGCTGTGTTTGGCGGACTGATTGTTCAACAAGGTTTTGCCCATCTACCGCCACTCTCCGAAACTCAAGTCTCCCC
This genomic interval from Anaerolineae bacterium contains the following:
- a CDS encoding Octaheme tetrathionate reductase; the encoded protein is MRNFRYIWLVGLAVTLAVIIIPLAIFWPRAEASVDNPRAFLPRHKPHTPHANIIEGPFNTPQEVTRTCLKCHPEAAQEVMQTVHWTWESKPVPIPGHDNVVMGIGKKNLINNFCIGIQGNWNKCNTCHAGYGWADNNFDFNNPENVDCLACHADMATYAKADYGLPAEGVDLVAAAKSVRNPTRENCGACHFDGGGGNGVKHGDLDESLYFPSENLDVHMGREDMQCTDCHRTEKHQIKGRMISVSVEGSNQVYCTDCHSERLHADERINTHVKTVACQTCHVPSFALKNPTKTYWDWSTAGQDQPEDHYTFLKIKGNFIYEKNVRPTYLWFNESVSYRYLLGDKIDPTKPTLLNPPAGDINDPTAKIFPFKIHVARQPYDKVYNYLLQPLTAGEGGLWTTFDWADALRKGSEFTGLPFSGEYDFAETWMYWPITHMVQTSPNALQCNDCHSVNGRLDWQALGYPGDPMQWGGRFSNR
- a CDS encoding Sulfur carrier protein adenylyltransferase ThiF → MTKKSSPHKKTAKKTARQSTPSLLVWVVLGVVAVLVIYGIYQQIAYANRHATRIPEINVEQAYEKYQQNAFILDVRQPEEWNEGHIPNATLIPLDQLAQRVNELPRDREIVVVCRSGNRSREGTLILLENGFKQVSSMAGGILDWSAKGYPLVQGP
- a CDS encoding Transcriptional regulator, ArsR family, with translation MSALSPSLSQEVNQLHADICSALADPTRILLLYTLSEKPRTVNELTVEFGLPQSTISRHLKTLRERGLVLATRKGQMVEYALADERLIQALDLLREVLRDGVLRRAVVVQEFEQNQESE
- a CDS encoding ADP-ribosylglycohydrolase family protein, giving the protein MKKRFEGCLLGLACGDALGAAVEFQLPGSFMPLTEMVGGGPFNLAAGQWTDDTAMALCLADSLIQCGGFDARDQMERYCRWRDEGLWSSTGVCFDIGYTTAAALRRFEQTGDPYAGSTDPLTSGNGSLMRLAPIPMFYVEDLQKVAYYAVESSRTTHASREAVDACRLFAVMVALALRGEPKHVILLETYARYFESEDLAPAIAEIAQGSYLRKKESDLIANGYVVNTLQAALWSFWQAENFRQAVLLAANLGYDSDTTAAVCGQIAGAFYGVEKIPRSWLSCLARATEIRHLADQLYELRWRPTPQHDLLS